One Papaver somniferum cultivar HN1 chromosome 10, ASM357369v1, whole genome shotgun sequence genomic window carries:
- the LOC113317007 gene encoding probable leucine-rich repeat receptor-like protein kinase At1g68400, whose translation MKLFCNSTASVLIFFLFFSLSSSNPDFETLLEFKKSSDPFNKTLISWSNSSSSSSSLCSWIGVTCNHERTRITQLVLENQNLTGSIEVLSQLTELRQLSLKYNNLSISKDFSFSPWRNMKLLYLSHNKFSRKFPSGISELHRLHRIDLSYNQFTGEIPLGELIQLPNLLTIRLEMNSFTGSLKGIGSFSSLIEFNVSRNDLEGEIPEILRSFQDSSFVGNKNLCGEPLLNDCGGESQSGGQIDPIPVLVPPKPKKAKKLSKKALILITISYVGLIILMGFLGFLLCMKKFSKKQSNGKQSIEKKKRSSGFEGKEEEGMMVLFNGCLDLSVDDLLKSSAELLGKGSFGTTYKVMMNNGYSVVVKRIRERKKKEINGFLKEIGELRHKNLSSLRGYYSSKGELLLVYDYFSNGSLFSLLHGNRGPGRTPLDWGTRLKFASGVAEGLAFLHVANDRKLSHGNLTSANVVIDRENNACIADAALCHIFVAPANVTNNGYKAPELMYNAHNYRKLSQKCDVYSLGVILLEILTGKMAVYEGETSLAKWVQCVGKEEWESEVFDFELPRDKVIVGEMVCLLQIALLCVAQVPNDRHNASVVHKMIEDVKTKGRTSATFVHRGDANNRSTDSSRSELSDYALPAQNTSF comes from the coding sequence ATGAAGCTcttctgcaactccactgcctctgtcctcatcttcttcttgtttttctcaCTTTCTTCCTCAAACCCAGACTTTGAAACCTTATTAGAATTCAAGAAATCTTCAGACCCATTCAACAAAACCTTGATTTCATGgtctaattcttcttcttcatcttcatcccttTGTTCTTGGATTGGAGTTACTTGTAACCATGAAAGAACCAGAATTACTCAATTGGTtcttgaaaatcaaaatcttaCTGGTTCAATTGAAGTTCTGTCTCAGTTAACGGAACTGAGACAACTGAGTCTTAAGTATAATAATCTTTCAATTTCTAAAGATTTCTCATTTTCTCCATGGAGAAATATGAAACTTCTTTACCTTTCTCATAATAAATTTTCCCGGAAGTTTCCTTCCGGAATTTCAGAACTCCATCGGTTACATAGAATTGatctttcttataatcaattcaCTGGTGAAATCCCTTTGGGAGAACTCATTCAATTACCGAATTTACTCACGATTCGGTTAGAAATGAATTCATTCACTGGTTCCTTAAAAGGGATTGGGAGTTTTTCGAGTCTGATTGAATTCAATGTTTCAAGAAACGATCTGGAAGGTGAAATTCCGGAGATTTTAAGGTCTTTTCAAGATTCTTCATTTGTAGGAAACAAGAATCTTTGTGGAGAACCATTGTTGAATGATTGTGGTGGAGAAAGTCAGAGTGGAGGTCAGATTGATCCAATTCCAGTTTTGGTTCCACCAAAACCCAAAAAAGCTAAGAAATTGAGTAAGAAAGCTCTTATTTTGATCACAATTTCATATGTTGGTTTAATAATTTTAATGGGTTTCCTGGGATTTCTTCTCTGCATGAAGAAATTTAGTAAGAAACAGAGCAATGGCAAACAGAGTattgagaagaagaaaaggagttCTGGGTTTgaagggaaagaagaagaaggaatgatGGTTTTGTTTAACGGGTGTTTGGATTTAAgtgttgatgatttactgaaatcTTCAGCTGAATTATTAGGGAAAGGTAGTTTCGGTACTACATacaaagttatgatgaataatggaTATTCAGTAGTTGTGAAGAGaattagagaaagaaagaagaaagaaattaatGGATTTTTGAAAGAAATTGGTGAATTAAGACATAAGAATTTATCGAGTTTGCGAGGGTATTACTCGTCTAAAGGAGAATTGTTGTTAGTTTATGATTACTTCTCTAATGGAAGCTTGTTTTCTTTGTTACATGGTAATCGAGGACCTGGTAGAACTCCATTAGATTGGGGAACAAGGTTGAAGTTCGCGTCTGGTGTTGCAGAAGGGTTGGCCTTTCTCCATGTAGCAAATGACCGTAAGCTTTCTCATGGGAATTTAACTTCAGCGAATGTGGTTATCGATCGGGAAAACAATGCATGTATTGCCGATGCGGCTTTATGTCACATTTTTGTCGCACCGGCAAATGTGACGAACAATGGATATAAGGCACCGGAGTTGATGTATAATGCACATAATTACAGGAAGCTTTCGCAGAAATGTGATGTTTATAGCTTAGGGGTGATTCTACTGGAGATTTTGACCGGCAAGATGGCCGTATATGAAGGTGAAACGAGTTTGGCTAAGTGGGTGCAGTGTGTTGGAAAAGAAGAATGGGAGTCAGAAGTGTTTGATTTTGAACTTCCAAGAGATAAAGTTATTGTGGGTGAAATGGTGTGTCTTCTTCAAATTGCTTTGCTATGTGTAGCTCAAGTTCCTAATGATCGGCATAATGCGAGTGTTGTGCACAAGATGATCGAAGATGTTAAGACAAAGGGGAGAACTTCTGCAACTTTCGTCCATAGAGGCGATGCTAATAATCGCTCAACTGACTCTTCACGCTCCGAGTTATCAGATTATGCCTTGCCGGCCCAAAACACAAGTTTCTGA
- the LOC113315907 gene encoding thionin-like protein 2 — translation MEVKGNIVSGVMLFGVVLIWGMFVVQISAQPASAQTCYSKCLTKCTLPPKFKQCQGVCKLKCASNGEQIATADIPKAVVSNEDTTKHKYCVLGCAYSKCVDKSTPTDPRVDEVDRCISSCDETCIKN, via the exons ATGGAAGTTAAGGGGAATATCGTTTCAGGAGTTATGTTGTTCGGAGTAGTGTTAATTTGGGGAATGTTCGTAGTGCAAATTTCAGCACAACCGGCATCGGCACAAACATGTTATTCAAAATGCCTGACTAAGTGTACATTACCTCCAAAATTTAAACAATGTCAAGGAGTATGTAAATTAAAATGTGCAAGCAATGGTGAGCAAATCGCTACTGCTGATATCCCTAAGGCTGTCGTCTCAAACGAAGATACTACTAAGCATAAGTATTGTGTACTTGGATGCGCTTATTCCAAGTGCGTTGACAAAAGCACCCCAACGGACCCTC GTGTGGACGAAGTTGATCGTTGTATAAGCTCCTGCGATGAGACGTGCATCAAAAACTAA